One stretch of Zingiber officinale cultivar Zhangliang chromosome 6B, Zo_v1.1, whole genome shotgun sequence DNA includes these proteins:
- the LOC121990273 gene encoding probable calcium-binding protein CML14 yields the protein MALPMQGEQMKQLRDIFDRFDMDGDGSLKQLELAALLRSLGLKPSGDQIHSLLANMDANGNGSVEFDELAAALAPAMTDQVLLDQEQLLEVFRSFDRDGNGFISAAELARSMARMGQPLTFFELTDMMRQADTDGDGVISFQEFAAVMAKSAAEFLGVTLVAN from the coding sequence ATGGCCCTCCCGATGCAAGGCGAGCAGATGAAGCAGCTGCGCGACATCTTCGACCGCTTCGACATGGACGGCGACGGCAGCCTCAAGCAGCTGGAGCTCGCCGCCCTCCTCCGCTCGCTCGGCCTCAAGCCCAGCGGCGACCAGATCCACTCCCTCCTCGCCAACATGGACGCCAACGGCAACGGATCCGTCGAGTTCGACGAGCTCGCCGCTGCGCTCGCCCCCGCCATGACAGATCAGGTCCTCCTCGACCAGGAGCAGCTCCTCGAGGTCTTCCGCTCCTTCGACCGCGATGGCAACGGCTTCATTTCCGCGGCTGAGCTCGCCCGCTCCATGGCCCGCATGGGCCAGCCCCTCACCTTCTTCGAGCTCACCGATATGATGCGCCAGGCCGACACCGACGGAGACGGCGTCATCAGCTTCCAGGAGTTCGCCGCCGTCATGGCCAAGTCCGCTGCCGAGTTCCTCGGCGTCACCCTCGTCGCCAATTGA